One Candidatus Desulfatibia profunda DNA window includes the following coding sequences:
- the mtnP gene encoding S-methyl-5'-thioadenosine phosphorylase: protein MVKVGIIGGSGLDAPDILTNATIIHVNTPYGTPSSALSLGKIHGVDVVLIARHGPKHRLSPTQINYRANIYALKEQGVTHILATSACGSLQEKIDRGHFVIVDQFIDFTKHRKITFHDSFENGAVHTAMAEPFDIGLRRTLYNAAEELGYQAHYGGTVITIEGPRFSTKAESKMFRIWGGDVINMSTAPEAILANEAKIPYAVVAMSTDYDCWKEDEQPVSWEEILAVFNRNADRVKKLLIKAISNIT, encoded by the coding sequence ATGGTAAAGGTAGGGATTATCGGCGGTTCCGGGCTGGATGCCCCGGACATACTCACCAATGCAACGATCATACATGTCAACACCCCTTATGGAACGCCGTCTTCAGCATTGTCTCTCGGCAAGATCCACGGCGTTGATGTTGTCCTGATCGCAAGGCATGGGCCAAAGCACCGGCTGAGTCCGACCCAGATCAACTACAGGGCAAATATATACGCCCTGAAGGAACAGGGCGTGACGCATATCCTGGCAACGTCTGCCTGCGGCAGTCTTCAAGAAAAGATCGACCGGGGACATTTTGTGATTGTTGACCAGTTCATTGATTTTACAAAGCACAGGAAAATAACATTTCACGATTCGTTTGAAAACGGGGCTGTGCATACGGCCATGGCGGAGCCGTTTGACATCGGCCTGCGCCGGACGCTTTATAACGCCGCCGAGGAGTTGGGCTATCAAGCCCATTATGGCGGCACCGTGATAACCATCGAGGGGCCGAGATTTTCGACCAAGGCAGAATCAAAGATGTTCAGGATCTGGGGTGGTGACGTCATCAACATGTCCACGGCGCCCGAGGCGATTCTGGCCAACGAAGCCAAGATTCCATACGCCGTGGTTGCCATGTCTACAGATTACGACTGCTGGAAAGAAGATGAACAGCCGGTCTCATGGGAAGAAATCCTAGCGGTGTTCAACCGGAATGCCGATCGAGTTAAAAAGCTTCTGATAAAAGCGATTTCAAACATTACCTGA
- a CDS encoding adenine phosphoribosyltransferase, producing MNLKEKIRTVPHWPIEGVMFRDITTLLQDPEAFTGACNMLYERYRGMEIDKVVAIDARGFIFGAVLAYKLNVGFVPVRKAGKLPYKTISESYTLEYGESVVEMHIDAIEKGEKVLVVDDLIATGGTISAATRLVEKLGGEIVECVFIVELPDLKGMEKIKHYKAFTLTEFEGE from the coding sequence ATGAATCTGAAAGAGAAGATCAGGACGGTGCCGCACTGGCCGATTGAGGGTGTGATGTTCAGGGATATCACCACTCTTTTGCAGGATCCCGAGGCATTCACAGGGGCCTGTAACATGCTTTATGAACGTTACCGGGGCATGGAAATTGATAAGGTGGTCGCCATTGATGCCAGGGGGTTTATTTTCGGTGCGGTGCTGGCCTATAAGCTGAATGTCGGATTTGTTCCCGTCCGCAAGGCGGGAAAGTTGCCTTATAAAACCATCAGCGAGTCCTATACCCTTGAATACGGCGAGAGTGTTGTGGAGATGCACATCGATGCCATTGAAAAGGGCGAGAAGGTTCTGGTGGTGGATGATCTGATCGCCACCGGCGGTACGATATCCGCAGCAACACGGCTGGTTGAAAAATTGGGAGGCGAAATCGTTGAGTGCGTATTTATCGTCGAACTGCCGGATCTGAAAGGTATGGAAAAGATAAAGCATTATAAAGCGTTTACTTTAACCGAGTTTGAAGGGGAATAA